One part of the Salvelinus fontinalis isolate EN_2023a chromosome 4, ASM2944872v1, whole genome shotgun sequence genome encodes these proteins:
- the LOC129853636 gene encoding RNA-binding protein EWS-like isoform X3, which produces MASAPDYSSYNQAGAQQGYGSYAAQPSQGYGQSAQGYSQQGYGSYAQPAAAETGYSQAAPSAGGYAQQYGSSYGQPAPAGNKTAGYPAAQPSAHGYSQPAAGYGASGYESAPAAAPAASQPSYGSQPGYAAQSAYAGYSQQAASTAPQSSQPAGYSQSSYSQPGGYAAQQSGYQAQQGSYGQQQSGYQQQQPPPQQQQAPAAAYPPQASGSYGQPAGSQYGQQSGPQSGYNQSSHYNNYGQEGRGSSGYSGSDPARFPGAGESRGPPRDGYDRGGMMHGGRGRGGMGRGGMGVAGDRGGFNKPGGPMNNGAVRNMGRPEEQDDSENSTIYITGLTESATLEEMAIFFKDPGAIRMNRRLGKPAINIYTDNDSGKPKGDATLSYEEPSFAKAAVELFDGKEYQGRRLKVSMARRKPMMGGMRGGMSMRGDMMGRGGPGGMMGRGGERGGFVPRGGPHGMGRGGPGGPGGNMQQRAGDWECPNQGCGNQNFSWRMECNQCKAPKPEGFGPPSGGERGRGGMGMRGGRGMDRGGPGGPGGFRGGWGGDRGGGFRGRGGMDRGGFRGSSRGGPPMDRGRGMGRGGMGGPPGKMDMRDHRQERRDRPY; this is translated from the exons ATGGCGTCAGCACCTG ATTACAGTTCCTACAACCAGGCCGGTGCCCAGCAGGG GTATGGCTCTTATGCTGCTCAGCCCTCACAGGGCTATGGACAATCTGCCCAG GGTTATAGCCAGCAAGGATATGGGTCCTATGCCCAGCCTGCTGCAGCTGAGACCGGATACTCACAGGCAGCACCCTCTGCTGGCGGCTATGCGCAGCAGTATGGTTCCTCCTATGGGCAACCAGCACCAG CTGGGAATAAAACAG CTGGGTACCCTGCTGCCCAGCCCAGTGCCCATGGCTACTCCCAGCCTGCCGCGGGCTATGGAGCCAGTGGATATGAGAGTGCTCCTGCTGCTGCGCCCGCTGCCTCTCAGCCCTCCTATGGCTCCCAGCCAGGCTATGCAGCCCAGTCTGCCTACGCTGGCTACAGCCAGCAGGCTGCTTCCACTGCACCTCAGAG CAGCCAGCCAGCTGGCTACAGCCAGAGCAGCTACTCCCAACCAGGGGGATATGCCGCGCAGCAGAGTGGTTACCAGGCCCAGCAGGGAAGCTATGGGCAGCAGCAGAGTGGGTACCAGCAGCAGCAGCCCCCGCCTCAGCAGCAACAGGCCCCTGCCGCGGCCTACCCTCCTCAGGCCTCAGGTTCCTACGGGCAGCCTGCTGGCAGCCAGTATGGACAACAAAGTGGGCCTCAAAGTGGTTACAACCAGTCAAGCCATTACA ATAACTATGGACAGGAGGGCAGAGGCAGCTCTGGCTACTCTGGCTCTGACCCTGCTAGGTTCCCAGGGGCAGGGGAGAGCCGTGGGCCACCCAGGGATGGCTATGACAGGGGCGGCATGATGCACGGTGGCAGGGGACGTGGGGGCATGGGCCGTGGAGGCATGGG CGTCGCTGGAGACAGAGGTGGCTTCAATAAGCCCGGTG GACCCATGAACAACGGGGCAGTGCGTAACATGG GGCGCCCTGAGGAGCAGGATGACTCTGAGAACAGCACCATCTACATCACAGGACTCACAGAGAGCGCCACTCTGGAGGAGATGGCTATCTTCTTCAAAGACCCTGGAGCCATCAGG ATGAACCGGAGGTTGGGGAAGCCTGCCATCAACATCTACACAGACAATGATTCAGGGAAGCCCAAGGGAGATGCCACACTGTCCTACGAGGAGCCCTCCTTTGCCAAAGCTGCTGTGGAGTTATTTGATG GGAAAGAGTACCAAGGCAGGAGACTGAAGGTGTCCATGGCTCGCCGTAAGCCCATGATGGGTGGAATGAGAGGGGGCATGTCCATGAGGGGTGACATGATGGGCCGTGGAGGACCTGGAG GCATGATGGGCCGTGGAGGAGAGCGTGGAGGTTTTGTCCCACGGGGAGGACCACATGGTATGGGCAGAGGTGGGCCAGGTGGCCCAGGTGGCAACATGCAGCAGAGAGCTGGAGACTGGGAGTGCCCCAACCA gGGCTGTGGCAACCAGAACTTTTCCTGGAGGATGGAGTGTAACCAGTGCAAAGCTCCCAAACCAGAGGGCTTTGGGCCCCCTTCAG GTGGTGAGCGAGGCAGGGGTGGCATGGGGATGCGTGGGGGCAGAGGGATGGACCGTGGCGGGCCAGGAGGGCCTGGAGGCTTCCGTGGAGGATGGGGAGGTGACCGTGGCGGTGGATTCAGGGGACGTGGTGGAATGGACCGAGGGGGATTCCGAGGGTCTAGCAGGGGAGGACCGCCTATGGACCGAGGAAGAGGAATGGGCAGAGGAGGAATGGGGGGGCCCCCAGGCAAGATGGATATGAG GGACCATCGTCAGGAACGCAGAGACCGACCTTACTGA
- the LOC129853636 gene encoding RNA-binding protein EWS-like isoform X2 has translation MASAPDYSSYNQAGAQQGYGSYAAQPSQGYGQSAQQGYSQQGYGSYAQPAAAETGYSQAAPSAGGYAQQYGSSYGQPAPAGNKTAGYPAAQPSAHGYSQPAAGYGASGYESAPAAAPAASQPSYGSQPGYAAQSAYAGYSQQAASTAPQSQPAGYSQSSYSQPGGYAAQQSGYQAQQGSYGQQQSGYQQQQPPPQQQQAPAAAYPPQASGSYGQPAGSQYGQQSGPQSGYNQSSHYNNYGQEGRGSSGYSGSDPARFPGAGESRGPPRDGYDRGGMMHGGRGRGGMGRGGMGVAGDRGGFNKPGGPMNNGAVRNMGRPEEQDDSENSTIYITGLTESATLEEMAIFFKDPGAIRMNRRLGKPAINIYTDNDSGKPKGDATLSYEEPSFAKAAVELFDGKEYQGRRLKVSMARRKPMMGGMRGGMSMRGDMMGRGGPGGMMGRGGERGGFVPRGGPHGMGRGGPGGPGGNMQQRAGDWECPNQGCGNQNFSWRMECNQCKAPKPEGFGPPSGGERGRGGMGMRGGRGMDRGGPGGPGGFRGGWGGDRGGGFRGRGGMDRGGFRGSSRGGPPMDRGRGMGRGGMGGPPGKMDMRDHRQERRDRPY, from the exons ATGGCGTCAGCACCTG ATTACAGTTCCTACAACCAGGCCGGTGCCCAGCAGGG GTATGGCTCTTATGCTGCTCAGCCCTCACAGGGCTATGGACAATCTGCCCAG CAGGGTTATAGCCAGCAAGGATATGGGTCCTATGCCCAGCCTGCTGCAGCTGAGACCGGATACTCACAGGCAGCACCCTCTGCTGGCGGCTATGCGCAGCAGTATGGTTCCTCCTATGGGCAACCAGCACCAG CTGGGAATAAAACAG CTGGGTACCCTGCTGCCCAGCCCAGTGCCCATGGCTACTCCCAGCCTGCCGCGGGCTATGGAGCCAGTGGATATGAGAGTGCTCCTGCTGCTGCGCCCGCTGCCTCTCAGCCCTCCTATGGCTCCCAGCCAGGCTATGCAGCCCAGTCTGCCTACGCTGGCTACAGCCAGCAGGCTGCTTCCACTGCACCTCAGAG CCAGCCAGCTGGCTACAGCCAGAGCAGCTACTCCCAACCAGGGGGATATGCCGCGCAGCAGAGTGGTTACCAGGCCCAGCAGGGAAGCTATGGGCAGCAGCAGAGTGGGTACCAGCAGCAGCAGCCCCCGCCTCAGCAGCAACAGGCCCCTGCCGCGGCCTACCCTCCTCAGGCCTCAGGTTCCTACGGGCAGCCTGCTGGCAGCCAGTATGGACAACAAAGTGGGCCTCAAAGTGGTTACAACCAGTCAAGCCATTACA ATAACTATGGACAGGAGGGCAGAGGCAGCTCTGGCTACTCTGGCTCTGACCCTGCTAGGTTCCCAGGGGCAGGGGAGAGCCGTGGGCCACCCAGGGATGGCTATGACAGGGGCGGCATGATGCACGGTGGCAGGGGACGTGGGGGCATGGGCCGTGGAGGCATGGG CGTCGCTGGAGACAGAGGTGGCTTCAATAAGCCCGGTG GACCCATGAACAACGGGGCAGTGCGTAACATGG GGCGCCCTGAGGAGCAGGATGACTCTGAGAACAGCACCATCTACATCACAGGACTCACAGAGAGCGCCACTCTGGAGGAGATGGCTATCTTCTTCAAAGACCCTGGAGCCATCAGG ATGAACCGGAGGTTGGGGAAGCCTGCCATCAACATCTACACAGACAATGATTCAGGGAAGCCCAAGGGAGATGCCACACTGTCCTACGAGGAGCCCTCCTTTGCCAAAGCTGCTGTGGAGTTATTTGATG GGAAAGAGTACCAAGGCAGGAGACTGAAGGTGTCCATGGCTCGCCGTAAGCCCATGATGGGTGGAATGAGAGGGGGCATGTCCATGAGGGGTGACATGATGGGCCGTGGAGGACCTGGAG GCATGATGGGCCGTGGAGGAGAGCGTGGAGGTTTTGTCCCACGGGGAGGACCACATGGTATGGGCAGAGGTGGGCCAGGTGGCCCAGGTGGCAACATGCAGCAGAGAGCTGGAGACTGGGAGTGCCCCAACCA gGGCTGTGGCAACCAGAACTTTTCCTGGAGGATGGAGTGTAACCAGTGCAAAGCTCCCAAACCAGAGGGCTTTGGGCCCCCTTCAG GTGGTGAGCGAGGCAGGGGTGGCATGGGGATGCGTGGGGGCAGAGGGATGGACCGTGGCGGGCCAGGAGGGCCTGGAGGCTTCCGTGGAGGATGGGGAGGTGACCGTGGCGGTGGATTCAGGGGACGTGGTGGAATGGACCGAGGGGGATTCCGAGGGTCTAGCAGGGGAGGACCGCCTATGGACCGAGGAAGAGGAATGGGCAGAGGAGGAATGGGGGGGCCCCCAGGCAAGATGGATATGAG GGACCATCGTCAGGAACGCAGAGACCGACCTTACTGA
- the LOC129853636 gene encoding RNA-binding protein EWS-like isoform X4: MASAPDYSSYNQAGAQQGYGSYAAQPSQGYGQSAQQGYSQQGYGSYAQPAAAETGYSQAAPSAGGYAQQYGSSYGQPAPAGYPAAQPSAHGYSQPAAGYGASGYESAPAAAPAASQPSYGSQPGYAAQSAYAGYSQQAASTAPQSSQPAGYSQSSYSQPGGYAAQQSGYQAQQGSYGQQQSGYQQQQPPPQQQQAPAAAYPPQASGSYGQPAGSQYGQQSGPQSGYNQSSHYNNYGQEGRGSSGYSGSDPARFPGAGESRGPPRDGYDRGGMMHGGRGRGGMGRGGMGVAGDRGGFNKPGGPMNNGAVRNMGRPEEQDDSENSTIYITGLTESATLEEMAIFFKDPGAIRMNRRLGKPAINIYTDNDSGKPKGDATLSYEEPSFAKAAVELFDGKEYQGRRLKVSMARRKPMMGGMRGGMSMRGDMMGRGGPGGMMGRGGERGGFVPRGGPHGMGRGGPGGPGGNMQQRAGDWECPNQGCGNQNFSWRMECNQCKAPKPEGFGPPSGGERGRGGMGMRGGRGMDRGGPGGPGGFRGGWGGDRGGGFRGRGGMDRGGFRGSSRGGPPMDRGRGMGRGGMGGPPGKMDMRDHRQERRDRPY; the protein is encoded by the exons ATGGCGTCAGCACCTG ATTACAGTTCCTACAACCAGGCCGGTGCCCAGCAGGG GTATGGCTCTTATGCTGCTCAGCCCTCACAGGGCTATGGACAATCTGCCCAG CAGGGTTATAGCCAGCAAGGATATGGGTCCTATGCCCAGCCTGCTGCAGCTGAGACCGGATACTCACAGGCAGCACCCTCTGCTGGCGGCTATGCGCAGCAGTATGGTTCCTCCTATGGGCAACCAGCACCAG CTGGGTACCCTGCTGCCCAGCCCAGTGCCCATGGCTACTCCCAGCCTGCCGCGGGCTATGGAGCCAGTGGATATGAGAGTGCTCCTGCTGCTGCGCCCGCTGCCTCTCAGCCCTCCTATGGCTCCCAGCCAGGCTATGCAGCCCAGTCTGCCTACGCTGGCTACAGCCAGCAGGCTGCTTCCACTGCACCTCAGAG CAGCCAGCCAGCTGGCTACAGCCAGAGCAGCTACTCCCAACCAGGGGGATATGCCGCGCAGCAGAGTGGTTACCAGGCCCAGCAGGGAAGCTATGGGCAGCAGCAGAGTGGGTACCAGCAGCAGCAGCCCCCGCCTCAGCAGCAACAGGCCCCTGCCGCGGCCTACCCTCCTCAGGCCTCAGGTTCCTACGGGCAGCCTGCTGGCAGCCAGTATGGACAACAAAGTGGGCCTCAAAGTGGTTACAACCAGTCAAGCCATTACA ATAACTATGGACAGGAGGGCAGAGGCAGCTCTGGCTACTCTGGCTCTGACCCTGCTAGGTTCCCAGGGGCAGGGGAGAGCCGTGGGCCACCCAGGGATGGCTATGACAGGGGCGGCATGATGCACGGTGGCAGGGGACGTGGGGGCATGGGCCGTGGAGGCATGGG CGTCGCTGGAGACAGAGGTGGCTTCAATAAGCCCGGTG GACCCATGAACAACGGGGCAGTGCGTAACATGG GGCGCCCTGAGGAGCAGGATGACTCTGAGAACAGCACCATCTACATCACAGGACTCACAGAGAGCGCCACTCTGGAGGAGATGGCTATCTTCTTCAAAGACCCTGGAGCCATCAGG ATGAACCGGAGGTTGGGGAAGCCTGCCATCAACATCTACACAGACAATGATTCAGGGAAGCCCAAGGGAGATGCCACACTGTCCTACGAGGAGCCCTCCTTTGCCAAAGCTGCTGTGGAGTTATTTGATG GGAAAGAGTACCAAGGCAGGAGACTGAAGGTGTCCATGGCTCGCCGTAAGCCCATGATGGGTGGAATGAGAGGGGGCATGTCCATGAGGGGTGACATGATGGGCCGTGGAGGACCTGGAG GCATGATGGGCCGTGGAGGAGAGCGTGGAGGTTTTGTCCCACGGGGAGGACCACATGGTATGGGCAGAGGTGGGCCAGGTGGCCCAGGTGGCAACATGCAGCAGAGAGCTGGAGACTGGGAGTGCCCCAACCA gGGCTGTGGCAACCAGAACTTTTCCTGGAGGATGGAGTGTAACCAGTGCAAAGCTCCCAAACCAGAGGGCTTTGGGCCCCCTTCAG GTGGTGAGCGAGGCAGGGGTGGCATGGGGATGCGTGGGGGCAGAGGGATGGACCGTGGCGGGCCAGGAGGGCCTGGAGGCTTCCGTGGAGGATGGGGAGGTGACCGTGGCGGTGGATTCAGGGGACGTGGTGGAATGGACCGAGGGGGATTCCGAGGGTCTAGCAGGGGAGGACCGCCTATGGACCGAGGAAGAGGAATGGGCAGAGGAGGAATGGGGGGGCCCCCAGGCAAGATGGATATGAG GGACCATCGTCAGGAACGCAGAGACCGACCTTACTGA
- the LOC129853636 gene encoding RNA-binding protein EWS-like isoform X5, producing the protein MASAPDYSSYNQAGAQQGYGSYAAQPSQGYGQSAQGYSQQGYGSYAQPAAAETGYSQAAPSAGGYAQQYGSSYGQPAPAGYPAAQPSAHGYSQPAAGYGASGYESAPAAAPAASQPSYGSQPGYAAQSAYAGYSQQAASTAPQSSQPAGYSQSSYSQPGGYAAQQSGYQAQQGSYGQQQSGYQQQQPPPQQQQAPAAAYPPQASGSYGQPAGSQYGQQSGPQSGYNQSSHYNNYGQEGRGSSGYSGSDPARFPGAGESRGPPRDGYDRGGMMHGGRGRGGMGRGGMGVAGDRGGFNKPGGPMNNGAVRNMGRPEEQDDSENSTIYITGLTESATLEEMAIFFKDPGAIRMNRRLGKPAINIYTDNDSGKPKGDATLSYEEPSFAKAAVELFDGKEYQGRRLKVSMARRKPMMGGMRGGMSMRGDMMGRGGPGGMMGRGGERGGFVPRGGPHGMGRGGPGGPGGNMQQRAGDWECPNQGCGNQNFSWRMECNQCKAPKPEGFGPPSGGERGRGGMGMRGGRGMDRGGPGGPGGFRGGWGGDRGGGFRGRGGMDRGGFRGSSRGGPPMDRGRGMGRGGMGGPPGKMDMRDHRQERRDRPY; encoded by the exons ATGGCGTCAGCACCTG ATTACAGTTCCTACAACCAGGCCGGTGCCCAGCAGGG GTATGGCTCTTATGCTGCTCAGCCCTCACAGGGCTATGGACAATCTGCCCAG GGTTATAGCCAGCAAGGATATGGGTCCTATGCCCAGCCTGCTGCAGCTGAGACCGGATACTCACAGGCAGCACCCTCTGCTGGCGGCTATGCGCAGCAGTATGGTTCCTCCTATGGGCAACCAGCACCAG CTGGGTACCCTGCTGCCCAGCCCAGTGCCCATGGCTACTCCCAGCCTGCCGCGGGCTATGGAGCCAGTGGATATGAGAGTGCTCCTGCTGCTGCGCCCGCTGCCTCTCAGCCCTCCTATGGCTCCCAGCCAGGCTATGCAGCCCAGTCTGCCTACGCTGGCTACAGCCAGCAGGCTGCTTCCACTGCACCTCAGAG CAGCCAGCCAGCTGGCTACAGCCAGAGCAGCTACTCCCAACCAGGGGGATATGCCGCGCAGCAGAGTGGTTACCAGGCCCAGCAGGGAAGCTATGGGCAGCAGCAGAGTGGGTACCAGCAGCAGCAGCCCCCGCCTCAGCAGCAACAGGCCCCTGCCGCGGCCTACCCTCCTCAGGCCTCAGGTTCCTACGGGCAGCCTGCTGGCAGCCAGTATGGACAACAAAGTGGGCCTCAAAGTGGTTACAACCAGTCAAGCCATTACA ATAACTATGGACAGGAGGGCAGAGGCAGCTCTGGCTACTCTGGCTCTGACCCTGCTAGGTTCCCAGGGGCAGGGGAGAGCCGTGGGCCACCCAGGGATGGCTATGACAGGGGCGGCATGATGCACGGTGGCAGGGGACGTGGGGGCATGGGCCGTGGAGGCATGGG CGTCGCTGGAGACAGAGGTGGCTTCAATAAGCCCGGTG GACCCATGAACAACGGGGCAGTGCGTAACATGG GGCGCCCTGAGGAGCAGGATGACTCTGAGAACAGCACCATCTACATCACAGGACTCACAGAGAGCGCCACTCTGGAGGAGATGGCTATCTTCTTCAAAGACCCTGGAGCCATCAGG ATGAACCGGAGGTTGGGGAAGCCTGCCATCAACATCTACACAGACAATGATTCAGGGAAGCCCAAGGGAGATGCCACACTGTCCTACGAGGAGCCCTCCTTTGCCAAAGCTGCTGTGGAGTTATTTGATG GGAAAGAGTACCAAGGCAGGAGACTGAAGGTGTCCATGGCTCGCCGTAAGCCCATGATGGGTGGAATGAGAGGGGGCATGTCCATGAGGGGTGACATGATGGGCCGTGGAGGACCTGGAG GCATGATGGGCCGTGGAGGAGAGCGTGGAGGTTTTGTCCCACGGGGAGGACCACATGGTATGGGCAGAGGTGGGCCAGGTGGCCCAGGTGGCAACATGCAGCAGAGAGCTGGAGACTGGGAGTGCCCCAACCA gGGCTGTGGCAACCAGAACTTTTCCTGGAGGATGGAGTGTAACCAGTGCAAAGCTCCCAAACCAGAGGGCTTTGGGCCCCCTTCAG GTGGTGAGCGAGGCAGGGGTGGCATGGGGATGCGTGGGGGCAGAGGGATGGACCGTGGCGGGCCAGGAGGGCCTGGAGGCTTCCGTGGAGGATGGGGAGGTGACCGTGGCGGTGGATTCAGGGGACGTGGTGGAATGGACCGAGGGGGATTCCGAGGGTCTAGCAGGGGAGGACCGCCTATGGACCGAGGAAGAGGAATGGGCAGAGGAGGAATGGGGGGGCCCCCAGGCAAGATGGATATGAG GGACCATCGTCAGGAACGCAGAGACCGACCTTACTGA
- the LOC129853636 gene encoding RNA-binding protein EWS-like isoform X6 — translation MASAPDYSSYNQAGAQQGYGSYAAQPSQGYGQSAQQGYSQQGYGSYAQPAAAETGYSQAAPSAGGYAQQYGSSYGQPAPAGNKTAGYPAAQPSAHGYSQPAAGYGASGYESAPAAAPAASQPSYGSQPGYAAQSAYAGYSQQAASTAPQSSQPAGYSQSSYSQPGGYAAQQSGYQAQQGSYGQQQSGYQQQQPPPQQQQAPAAAYPPQASGSYGQPAGSQYGQQSGPQSGYNQSSHYNNYGQEGRGSSGYSGSDPARFPGAGESRGPPRDGYDRGGMMHGGRGRGGMGRGGMGVAGDRGGFNKPGGPMNNGAVRNMGRPEEQDDSENSTIYITGLTESATLEEMAIFFKDPGAIRMNRRLGKPAINIYTDNDSGKPKGDATLSYEEPSFAKAAVELFDGKEYQGRRLKVSMARRKPMMGGMRGGMSMRGDMMGRGGPGGGERGRGGMGMRGGRGMDRGGPGGPGGFRGGWGGDRGGGFRGRGGMDRGGFRGSSRGGPPMDRGRGMGRGGMGGPPGKMDMRDHRQERRDRPY, via the exons ATGGCGTCAGCACCTG ATTACAGTTCCTACAACCAGGCCGGTGCCCAGCAGGG GTATGGCTCTTATGCTGCTCAGCCCTCACAGGGCTATGGACAATCTGCCCAG CAGGGTTATAGCCAGCAAGGATATGGGTCCTATGCCCAGCCTGCTGCAGCTGAGACCGGATACTCACAGGCAGCACCCTCTGCTGGCGGCTATGCGCAGCAGTATGGTTCCTCCTATGGGCAACCAGCACCAG CTGGGAATAAAACAG CTGGGTACCCTGCTGCCCAGCCCAGTGCCCATGGCTACTCCCAGCCTGCCGCGGGCTATGGAGCCAGTGGATATGAGAGTGCTCCTGCTGCTGCGCCCGCTGCCTCTCAGCCCTCCTATGGCTCCCAGCCAGGCTATGCAGCCCAGTCTGCCTACGCTGGCTACAGCCAGCAGGCTGCTTCCACTGCACCTCAGAG CAGCCAGCCAGCTGGCTACAGCCAGAGCAGCTACTCCCAACCAGGGGGATATGCCGCGCAGCAGAGTGGTTACCAGGCCCAGCAGGGAAGCTATGGGCAGCAGCAGAGTGGGTACCAGCAGCAGCAGCCCCCGCCTCAGCAGCAACAGGCCCCTGCCGCGGCCTACCCTCCTCAGGCCTCAGGTTCCTACGGGCAGCCTGCTGGCAGCCAGTATGGACAACAAAGTGGGCCTCAAAGTGGTTACAACCAGTCAAGCCATTACA ATAACTATGGACAGGAGGGCAGAGGCAGCTCTGGCTACTCTGGCTCTGACCCTGCTAGGTTCCCAGGGGCAGGGGAGAGCCGTGGGCCACCCAGGGATGGCTATGACAGGGGCGGCATGATGCACGGTGGCAGGGGACGTGGGGGCATGGGCCGTGGAGGCATGGG CGTCGCTGGAGACAGAGGTGGCTTCAATAAGCCCGGTG GACCCATGAACAACGGGGCAGTGCGTAACATGG GGCGCCCTGAGGAGCAGGATGACTCTGAGAACAGCACCATCTACATCACAGGACTCACAGAGAGCGCCACTCTGGAGGAGATGGCTATCTTCTTCAAAGACCCTGGAGCCATCAGG ATGAACCGGAGGTTGGGGAAGCCTGCCATCAACATCTACACAGACAATGATTCAGGGAAGCCCAAGGGAGATGCCACACTGTCCTACGAGGAGCCCTCCTTTGCCAAAGCTGCTGTGGAGTTATTTGATG GGAAAGAGTACCAAGGCAGGAGACTGAAGGTGTCCATGGCTCGCCGTAAGCCCATGATGGGTGGAATGAGAGGGGGCATGTCCATGAGGGGTGACATGATGGGCCGTGGAGGACCTGGAG GTGGTGAGCGAGGCAGGGGTGGCATGGGGATGCGTGGGGGCAGAGGGATGGACCGTGGCGGGCCAGGAGGGCCTGGAGGCTTCCGTGGAGGATGGGGAGGTGACCGTGGCGGTGGATTCAGGGGACGTGGTGGAATGGACCGAGGGGGATTCCGAGGGTCTAGCAGGGGAGGACCGCCTATGGACCGAGGAAGAGGAATGGGCAGAGGAGGAATGGGGGGGCCCCCAGGCAAGATGGATATGAG GGACCATCGTCAGGAACGCAGAGACCGACCTTACTGA
- the LOC129853636 gene encoding RNA-binding protein EWS-like isoform X1, whose amino-acid sequence MASAPDYSSYNQAGAQQGYGSYAAQPSQGYGQSAQQGYSQQGYGSYAQPAAAETGYSQAAPSAGGYAQQYGSSYGQPAPAGNKTAGYPAAQPSAHGYSQPAAGYGASGYESAPAAAPAASQPSYGSQPGYAAQSAYAGYSQQAASTAPQSSQPAGYSQSSYSQPGGYAAQQSGYQAQQGSYGQQQSGYQQQQPPPQQQQAPAAAYPPQASGSYGQPAGSQYGQQSGPQSGYNQSSHYNNYGQEGRGSSGYSGSDPARFPGAGESRGPPRDGYDRGGMMHGGRGRGGMGRGGMGVAGDRGGFNKPGGPMNNGAVRNMGRPEEQDDSENSTIYITGLTESATLEEMAIFFKDPGAIRMNRRLGKPAINIYTDNDSGKPKGDATLSYEEPSFAKAAVELFDGKEYQGRRLKVSMARRKPMMGGMRGGMSMRGDMMGRGGPGGMMGRGGERGGFVPRGGPHGMGRGGPGGPGGNMQQRAGDWECPNQGCGNQNFSWRMECNQCKAPKPEGFGPPSGGERGRGGMGMRGGRGMDRGGPGGPGGFRGGWGGDRGGGFRGRGGMDRGGFRGSSRGGPPMDRGRGMGRGGMGGPPGKMDMRDHRQERRDRPY is encoded by the exons ATGGCGTCAGCACCTG ATTACAGTTCCTACAACCAGGCCGGTGCCCAGCAGGG GTATGGCTCTTATGCTGCTCAGCCCTCACAGGGCTATGGACAATCTGCCCAG CAGGGTTATAGCCAGCAAGGATATGGGTCCTATGCCCAGCCTGCTGCAGCTGAGACCGGATACTCACAGGCAGCACCCTCTGCTGGCGGCTATGCGCAGCAGTATGGTTCCTCCTATGGGCAACCAGCACCAG CTGGGAATAAAACAG CTGGGTACCCTGCTGCCCAGCCCAGTGCCCATGGCTACTCCCAGCCTGCCGCGGGCTATGGAGCCAGTGGATATGAGAGTGCTCCTGCTGCTGCGCCCGCTGCCTCTCAGCCCTCCTATGGCTCCCAGCCAGGCTATGCAGCCCAGTCTGCCTACGCTGGCTACAGCCAGCAGGCTGCTTCCACTGCACCTCAGAG CAGCCAGCCAGCTGGCTACAGCCAGAGCAGCTACTCCCAACCAGGGGGATATGCCGCGCAGCAGAGTGGTTACCAGGCCCAGCAGGGAAGCTATGGGCAGCAGCAGAGTGGGTACCAGCAGCAGCAGCCCCCGCCTCAGCAGCAACAGGCCCCTGCCGCGGCCTACCCTCCTCAGGCCTCAGGTTCCTACGGGCAGCCTGCTGGCAGCCAGTATGGACAACAAAGTGGGCCTCAAAGTGGTTACAACCAGTCAAGCCATTACA ATAACTATGGACAGGAGGGCAGAGGCAGCTCTGGCTACTCTGGCTCTGACCCTGCTAGGTTCCCAGGGGCAGGGGAGAGCCGTGGGCCACCCAGGGATGGCTATGACAGGGGCGGCATGATGCACGGTGGCAGGGGACGTGGGGGCATGGGCCGTGGAGGCATGGG CGTCGCTGGAGACAGAGGTGGCTTCAATAAGCCCGGTG GACCCATGAACAACGGGGCAGTGCGTAACATGG GGCGCCCTGAGGAGCAGGATGACTCTGAGAACAGCACCATCTACATCACAGGACTCACAGAGAGCGCCACTCTGGAGGAGATGGCTATCTTCTTCAAAGACCCTGGAGCCATCAGG ATGAACCGGAGGTTGGGGAAGCCTGCCATCAACATCTACACAGACAATGATTCAGGGAAGCCCAAGGGAGATGCCACACTGTCCTACGAGGAGCCCTCCTTTGCCAAAGCTGCTGTGGAGTTATTTGATG GGAAAGAGTACCAAGGCAGGAGACTGAAGGTGTCCATGGCTCGCCGTAAGCCCATGATGGGTGGAATGAGAGGGGGCATGTCCATGAGGGGTGACATGATGGGCCGTGGAGGACCTGGAG GCATGATGGGCCGTGGAGGAGAGCGTGGAGGTTTTGTCCCACGGGGAGGACCACATGGTATGGGCAGAGGTGGGCCAGGTGGCCCAGGTGGCAACATGCAGCAGAGAGCTGGAGACTGGGAGTGCCCCAACCA gGGCTGTGGCAACCAGAACTTTTCCTGGAGGATGGAGTGTAACCAGTGCAAAGCTCCCAAACCAGAGGGCTTTGGGCCCCCTTCAG GTGGTGAGCGAGGCAGGGGTGGCATGGGGATGCGTGGGGGCAGAGGGATGGACCGTGGCGGGCCAGGAGGGCCTGGAGGCTTCCGTGGAGGATGGGGAGGTGACCGTGGCGGTGGATTCAGGGGACGTGGTGGAATGGACCGAGGGGGATTCCGAGGGTCTAGCAGGGGAGGACCGCCTATGGACCGAGGAAGAGGAATGGGCAGAGGAGGAATGGGGGGGCCCCCAGGCAAGATGGATATGAG GGACCATCGTCAGGAACGCAGAGACCGACCTTACTGA